The proteins below are encoded in one region of Heliangelus exortis chromosome 22, bHelExo1.hap1, whole genome shotgun sequence:
- the SLC27A4 gene encoding long-chain fatty acid transport protein 4 isoform X2: protein MLRLAAFAALLLLFRVILELSWAQAIPGLFIFYLGSGGWDFFLIFIKTVRRDVTTGLVLLRVKWQVWRHVREKNTIAKIFQKTASKYPEKTALIFQGTGESWTFQQLDEYSNQVANFFYSQGFRSGDVVALFMESRNQYVGLWLGLAKIGVETALVNSHLRMEALLHCITISNSKAVVFGVEMMEAMQEVQPSLEKSVHLFWSGEGSPESALPGAKHLDPLLQLAQRHQPPPPNKGFLDKLFYIYTSGTTGLPKAAIVVNCRYFRMASLVFYGFRMRPEDVMYDCLPLYHAAGNIVGVGQCLLQGMTIVIRKKFSASHFWEDCVKHNCTIVQYIGEICRYLLNQPYQEVEQQHRVRMALGNGLRASIWREFMARFGIAQVAEFYGATECNCSLGNFDNNVGSCGFNSRILPGVYPIGLVKVDEDTMELIRGPDGVCIHCKPGEPGQLVGRIVKNNPLQHFDGYLNQSATKKKIARDVFTKGDAAYLTGDVLVMDKYGYMYFRDRTGDTFRWKGENVSTTEVEGTLSRILNLADVVVYGVEIPGIEGKAGMAAIADPENSCDLEGFARELKKALPLYARPVFLRFLHEVSKTSTYKFQKLELRKQGFDPALVQDRLYFLDSRQGHYVPLDQAAFSRIQSGEQKL, encoded by the exons ATGCTGCGCCTGGCTGCttttgcagcactgctgctgctcttcagggTCATTCTGGAGCTGTCCTGGGCCCAGGCCATCCCTGGTCTCTTCATCTTCTACCTGGGATCTGGTGGATgggatttcttcctcatattcATCAAGACAGTACGAAGGGATGTCAC CACGGGGCTGGTCCTGTTGCGGGTGAAGTGGCAGGTATGGAGGCACGTGAGGGAGAAGAACACAATTGCCAAGATCTTCCAGAAAACCGCCAGCAAGTACCCCGAGAAGACAGCGCTGATCTTCCAAGGCACAGGGGAGAGCTGGACCTTCCAGCAGCTGGATGAGTATTCCAACCAGGTGGCCAATTTCTTCTACAGCCAAGGCTTCCGCTCGGGTGACGTGGTGGCTCTTTTCATGGAGTCCCGCAATCAGTACGTGGGGCTGTGGCTCGGCCTGGCCAAGATTGGGGTGGAAACTGCCCTCGTGAATTCCCACCTGCGAATGGAGGCCTTGCTGCACTGCATCACCATCTCCAACTCCAAGGCTGTGGTTTTCGGGGTGGAGATGATGGAAG CAATGCAGGAAGTGCAGCCCTCCCTGGAGAAATCTGTCCATCTCTTCTGGTCTGGGGAAGGAAGCCCTGAGTCCGCTCTGCCTGGCGCAAAGCACCTGGaccccctcctgcagctggccCAGCGGCACCAGCCACCCCCCCCCAATAAGGGCTTTCTGG ATAAACTCTTCTACATCTACACCTCTGGCACGACGGGGCTGCCCAAGGCTGCCATTGTGGTGAACTGCCG gtACTTCCGCATGGCCAGTTTAGTTTTTTACGGCTTTCGCATGCGTCCCGAGGATGTGATGTACGACTGCCTCCCCCTCTACCATGCTGCAG GGAACATCGTGGGGGTTGGGCAGTGCCTGCTGCAGGGCATGACGATCGTCATCCGCAAGAAGTTCTCAGCCTCACACTTCTGGGAGGACTGTGTGAAGCACAACTGCACG aTTGTGCAGTACATCGGGGAGATCTGCCGCTACCTGCTGAACCAGCCGTACCAGGaggtggagcagcagcaccgGGTGCGCATGGCGCTGGGCAATGGGCTGCGCGCCTCCATCTGGCGGGAGTTCATGGCTCGCTTCGGCATCGCCCAGGTGGCAGAGTTCTACGGAGCCACTGAATGCAACTGCAGCCTGGGGAATTTTGACAACAAC GTTGGGTCATGCGGTTTCAACAGCAGGATCCTACCAGGTGTGTACCCCATTGGCTTGGTGAAGGTGGATGAAGACACCATGGAGCTGATCAGGGGGCCAGATGGTGTTTGTATCCATTGCAAACCAG ggGAGCCAGGGCAGCTGGTGGGCCGCATTGTCAAGAACAACCCCTTGCAGCACTTTGATGGCTACCTCAATCAGTCAGCTACCAAGAAGAAAATTGCCAGGGATGTGTTTACAAAAGGGGATGCTGCTTATCTCACAG GGGATGTCCTGGTGATGGACAAATATGGCTACATGTACTTCCGGGACCGCACTGGAGACACATTCCGCTGGAAGGGGGAGAACGTCTCCACCACAGAGGTGGAGGGGACACTGAGCCGCATCCTCAACCTGGCAGATGTGGTGGTTTATGGGGTGGAGATCCCAG GGATTGAAGGGAAGGCAGGAATGGCAGCCATTGCTGACCCAGAGAACTCCTGTGACCTGGAAGGCTTTGCCAGGGAGCTGAAGAAGGCGCTGCCACTGTACGCTCGTCCCGTCTTCCTGCGGTTCCTGCACGAGGTCTCCAAGACAA GCACTTACAAGTTCCAGAAGTTGGAGCTGCGGAAGCAGGGCTTTGACCCAGCACTGGTGCAGGACAGGTTGTACTTCCTGGACTCCAGGCAAGGCCACTACGTACCACTGGACCAGGCAGCATTCAGCAGGATCCAGTCGGGAGAACAGAAGCTGTAA
- the SLC27A4 gene encoding long-chain fatty acid transport protein 4 isoform X1 produces the protein MGDREILGATMLRLAAFAALLLLFRVILELSWAQAIPGLFIFYLGSGGWDFFLIFIKTVRRDVTTGLVLLRVKWQVWRHVREKNTIAKIFQKTASKYPEKTALIFQGTGESWTFQQLDEYSNQVANFFYSQGFRSGDVVALFMESRNQYVGLWLGLAKIGVETALVNSHLRMEALLHCITISNSKAVVFGVEMMEAMQEVQPSLEKSVHLFWSGEGSPESALPGAKHLDPLLQLAQRHQPPPPNKGFLDKLFYIYTSGTTGLPKAAIVVNCRYFRMASLVFYGFRMRPEDVMYDCLPLYHAAGNIVGVGQCLLQGMTIVIRKKFSASHFWEDCVKHNCTIVQYIGEICRYLLNQPYQEVEQQHRVRMALGNGLRASIWREFMARFGIAQVAEFYGATECNCSLGNFDNNVGSCGFNSRILPGVYPIGLVKVDEDTMELIRGPDGVCIHCKPGEPGQLVGRIVKNNPLQHFDGYLNQSATKKKIARDVFTKGDAAYLTGDVLVMDKYGYMYFRDRTGDTFRWKGENVSTTEVEGTLSRILNLADVVVYGVEIPGIEGKAGMAAIADPENSCDLEGFARELKKALPLYARPVFLRFLHEVSKTSTYKFQKLELRKQGFDPALVQDRLYFLDSRQGHYVPLDQAAFSRIQSGEQKL, from the exons ATGGGTGACAGAGAGATCCTTGGG gCCACGATGCTGCGCCTGGCTGCttttgcagcactgctgctgctcttcagggTCATTCTGGAGCTGTCCTGGGCCCAGGCCATCCCTGGTCTCTTCATCTTCTACCTGGGATCTGGTGGATgggatttcttcctcatattcATCAAGACAGTACGAAGGGATGTCAC CACGGGGCTGGTCCTGTTGCGGGTGAAGTGGCAGGTATGGAGGCACGTGAGGGAGAAGAACACAATTGCCAAGATCTTCCAGAAAACCGCCAGCAAGTACCCCGAGAAGACAGCGCTGATCTTCCAAGGCACAGGGGAGAGCTGGACCTTCCAGCAGCTGGATGAGTATTCCAACCAGGTGGCCAATTTCTTCTACAGCCAAGGCTTCCGCTCGGGTGACGTGGTGGCTCTTTTCATGGAGTCCCGCAATCAGTACGTGGGGCTGTGGCTCGGCCTGGCCAAGATTGGGGTGGAAACTGCCCTCGTGAATTCCCACCTGCGAATGGAGGCCTTGCTGCACTGCATCACCATCTCCAACTCCAAGGCTGTGGTTTTCGGGGTGGAGATGATGGAAG CAATGCAGGAAGTGCAGCCCTCCCTGGAGAAATCTGTCCATCTCTTCTGGTCTGGGGAAGGAAGCCCTGAGTCCGCTCTGCCTGGCGCAAAGCACCTGGaccccctcctgcagctggccCAGCGGCACCAGCCACCCCCCCCCAATAAGGGCTTTCTGG ATAAACTCTTCTACATCTACACCTCTGGCACGACGGGGCTGCCCAAGGCTGCCATTGTGGTGAACTGCCG gtACTTCCGCATGGCCAGTTTAGTTTTTTACGGCTTTCGCATGCGTCCCGAGGATGTGATGTACGACTGCCTCCCCCTCTACCATGCTGCAG GGAACATCGTGGGGGTTGGGCAGTGCCTGCTGCAGGGCATGACGATCGTCATCCGCAAGAAGTTCTCAGCCTCACACTTCTGGGAGGACTGTGTGAAGCACAACTGCACG aTTGTGCAGTACATCGGGGAGATCTGCCGCTACCTGCTGAACCAGCCGTACCAGGaggtggagcagcagcaccgGGTGCGCATGGCGCTGGGCAATGGGCTGCGCGCCTCCATCTGGCGGGAGTTCATGGCTCGCTTCGGCATCGCCCAGGTGGCAGAGTTCTACGGAGCCACTGAATGCAACTGCAGCCTGGGGAATTTTGACAACAAC GTTGGGTCATGCGGTTTCAACAGCAGGATCCTACCAGGTGTGTACCCCATTGGCTTGGTGAAGGTGGATGAAGACACCATGGAGCTGATCAGGGGGCCAGATGGTGTTTGTATCCATTGCAAACCAG ggGAGCCAGGGCAGCTGGTGGGCCGCATTGTCAAGAACAACCCCTTGCAGCACTTTGATGGCTACCTCAATCAGTCAGCTACCAAGAAGAAAATTGCCAGGGATGTGTTTACAAAAGGGGATGCTGCTTATCTCACAG GGGATGTCCTGGTGATGGACAAATATGGCTACATGTACTTCCGGGACCGCACTGGAGACACATTCCGCTGGAAGGGGGAGAACGTCTCCACCACAGAGGTGGAGGGGACACTGAGCCGCATCCTCAACCTGGCAGATGTGGTGGTTTATGGGGTGGAGATCCCAG GGATTGAAGGGAAGGCAGGAATGGCAGCCATTGCTGACCCAGAGAACTCCTGTGACCTGGAAGGCTTTGCCAGGGAGCTGAAGAAGGCGCTGCCACTGTACGCTCGTCCCGTCTTCCTGCGGTTCCTGCACGAGGTCTCCAAGACAA GCACTTACAAGTTCCAGAAGTTGGAGCTGCGGAAGCAGGGCTTTGACCCAGCACTGGTGCAGGACAGGTTGTACTTCCTGGACTCCAGGCAAGGCCACTACGTACCACTGGACCAGGCAGCATTCAGCAGGATCCAGTCGGGAGAACAGAAGCTGTAA